GTATCCCTACTTTAAAGGGAAAAGTTGCATTTAGTGTTGATGAGGCTGTGGCAAATGCTAAAGAATTAGGCGGTAGTGTTTGGGCAGTTAAAGCCCAAATTCACGCAGGTGGCCGTGGTCTTGGTGGTGGTGTTAAAATTGCTAAAAATTTAGATGAAGTAAAAGGCTATGCAAGTCAAATTTTAGGTATGAATTTGGTTACTCATCAAACAGGACCAGAAGGAAAACTCGTACAAAAGCTTTATGTAGAAAGTGGTGCAAATATTGTAAAAGAATATTATTTGGCTATTTTGTTCAACAGAATGGCAGAACAAATCACCATTATCGCTTCAAGTGAAGGTGGGATGGATATAGAAAAAGTAGCTAAAGAAAGTCCAGAAAAAATTGCAAAAGTAGGCATTGATCCGCAAATTGGTTTTAAAATGTTCCATGGACTTGAAGTGGCAAAAGTTTTGGGACTTGACAAAGATGAAAGCAAAAAACTTATTTCTATGATAGCAAAGCTTTATAAGCTTTATATGGATAAAGATATGAATATGCTTGAAATCAATCCTCTAATCAAAACTGCAGAAGGCGATTTCTATGCACTTGATGCAAAATGTAGTTTTGATGATAGTGCACTTTATCGTCACCCAGAAATTGCTGAGCTTAGAGATATCACAGAAGAAAATCCAGCTGAAAGAGAAGCGGCTGAATTTGGTTTAAGCTATGTAAAATTGGATGGCGATGTAGCTTGTATGGTAAATGGTGCTGGACTTGCAATGGCGACTATGGATATTATTAATTACAGTGGCGCAAAACCTGCAAATTTTTTAGATGTGGGTGGTGGTGCATCACCTGAAACGGTTGCAAAAGCTTTTGAAATCATTTTAAGAGATAAAAATGTAAAAGTGATATTTATCAATATCTTTGGTGGTATTGTTCGTTGTGATAGAATTGCAAATGGAATTTTAGAAGCGACTAAAAATGTTGAGGTTAATATTCCAATTGTTGTTCGTCTTGATGGTACAAATGCAGCTGAAGCTAAGGCAATTTTAGATAATTCAAATCTTAAAAATATCAAAGCAGCCACCAATCTTAAAAATGGCGCAGAATTAGTAAAAAGTTTAGTAGGATAAGGATAAAAAATGAGTATATTGGTTAATAAAAATACAAAAGTAATCGTTCAAGGTTTTACAGGTAAAGAGGCAACTTTTCATGCAGAACAATGTATGGCTTATGGTACAAATATAGTTGGAGGTGTAACCCCTCATAAAGGTGGGCAAACTCATCTTGGAAAGCCAGTTTTTGATACCGTAGCTGATGCGGTTAAAGCTACAGGAGCTGATGTGAGCTTGATTTTTGTTCCTGCTTTTGCTGTGGGTGATAGTGTGATTGAAGCAGCTGATGCGGGCATTAAACTTGCAGTTGTAATTACAGAGCATACTCCGGTTAAAGATATGATGTTTGCTAAGCAATATGCAAATAAAAAAGGTATGAAAATCATAGGACCAAATTGCCCAGGAATTATCACTTCTGAAGAGTGTAAATTAGGCATTATGCCAGGATTTATCTTCAAAAAAGGTTGCGTAGGACTTATTTCAAAAAGTGGAACTTTAACTTATGAAGCAGCCAATCAAGTTGTTCAAGGTGGATATGGAATTTCTACTGCGGTAGGAATTGGGGGAGATCCTATTATAGGGCTTGCTTATAAAGAACTTTTGAGCGAATTTCAAAAAGATGATGAAACTAAAGCTATTGTAATGATAGGGGAAATTGGTGGTAGCTTAGAAGTGGAAGCAGCTAAATTTATTAAAGAAAATATTAGTAAACCTGTGGTAGCATTCATTGCTGGAGCGACTGCGCCAAAGGGTAAAAGAATGGGACACGCAGGAGCAATTGTAGGCAGTGCAGATGAGAGTGCTGCGGCTAAAAAAGAAGCATTAAAGTCTTATGGAATTCATGTGGTAGATTCTCCAGCTTTAATTGGCGAAGAAATTCAAAAAATATTAGGTTGATAAAGGAAAAATTATGAGTATAGTAGCTCCAAAAGATACCCCTGTTTGGGTAAATGAGCATAGGTGTAAAGCTTGTAATATTTGCGTTAGCTATTGTCCTGCAGGAGTTTTAGCTATGCGTGATGATATTCATGCGGTTTTAGGACAAATGATAGAAGTTGTTCATCCTGAATCTTGTATAGGATGTAGCGAGTGCGAGGCGCATTGTCCGGATTTTGCTATTATGGTGGCAAAAAGAGAAGAGTTTAAATTTGCAAAACTCACAAGCGAAGCAAAAGATAGAGCTGAAGCTGTGAAAAAAAATAAATATAAAAAATTGAGTGCATAGGATAGGATATGAGAGAAGTTATAGCAACAGGAAATGTTTTAATCGCTAAAGCTGCGATTGATTGTGGATGTAAATTTTTTGGAGGTTATCCTATCACTCCAAGTTCTGAAATTGCACATGAGTTAAGTCATTTATTGCCGGCAAATGATGGAACTTTTATTCAAATGGAAGATGAAATTTCGGGTGTGAGCGTGGCTATTGGTGCTGCAATGAGTGGTGTAAAATCAATGACTGCAAGTAGTGGTCCTGGAATTTCTTTAAAAGCAGAGCAAATTGGACTTGCGTTTATTGCTGAAATTCCGCTTGTAATTGTAAATGTTATGAGGGGTGGTCCATCAACTGGACTTCCAACAAGGGTGGCACAAGGAGATTTATTTCAAGCAAAAGCGCCAACTCATGGAGATTTTGCAAGCATAGCTATCGCACCAGCATCTTTGGAAGAAGCGTATTTGCAAACTATAAGAGCTTTTAATTTGGCAGAAAAATATATGACTCCTGTATTTTTACTTATGGATGAAACTGTAGGACATATGAACGGAAAAGCAGTATTACCTGATTTAAAAGATATAGAGATTATAAACCGTAAAAAATTTACAGGCGATAAAAAAGATTATAAACCTTATGCAGCGGGCGAAAATGAACCTGCAACGCTTAATCCATTCTTTACAGGTTATCGTTACCATGTAACAGGATTACATCATGGAGATATAGGATTTCCAACTGAAGATGGTGCTATAGTAAAGAAAAATATGGAAAGACTTATAGGTAAAATTAAAAACAATAGCGATGATATTTGTGCCTATGAAGAGTATATGATGGATGATGCTGAATTTTTAATCATTGCTTATGGAAGTGTAAGTCGTTCAGCAAAAGAAGCTATCAATAGACTTAGAGAAGAAGGCTTAAAAGTAGGACTTTTCCGCCCAATTACTCTTTATCCAGTGGCTGAGAAAAAAATTGCAGAAGTTGTAGCCAAATTTAAAAAAGTAATGGTAAGTGAGCTAAATATGGGACAATATTTAGAAGAAATTGAAAGAGTAAGTTCTCGTCGCGATTTTATCAGTTTGCATCGTGCAAATGGTCGTCCTATCACTCCAAGTGAGATCATTGCTAAAGTAAAGGAGAATATATAAAATGGCATTTGATTATGATGAATACTTAAGGGTAGATAAACTTCCAACTCAATGGTGTTGGGGTTGTGGTGATGGTGTTGTTTTAAAATGTATTATCCGTGCTGTGCAAAAACTTGGTTGGAATATGGATGATGTTTGTTTGGTTTCGGGTATTGGTTGTAGTGGTAGAATGAGTTCTTATGTAAATTGTAATACCGTTCATACGACTCACGGAAGAGCTATTGCTTATGCTACAGGTATAAAATTAGCCAATCCAAGCAAACATGTGATTGTGGTAAGTGGTGATGGCGATACTCTAGCAATTGGTGGAAATCATACCATTCATGGATGTCGTAGAAATATTGACTTAACTCATATTGTGATTAATAATTTTATCTATGGACTTACAAATTCACAAACCTCTCCTACAACTCCGCAAGGATTTTATACTGTAACCGCTCAACATGGTAATATTGATCCAAATTTTGATGCATGTGAATTAACTAAGGCTGCTGGAGCTTCTTTTGTGGCAAGAGGCAATGTAATTGAAGCAAATAAACTAGAAAATTTGATTTATAAGGCTTTAGCGCATAAGGGTTATAGTTTTGTAGATGTTTTCTCAAACTGCCATATCAATTTAGGTAGAAAAAACAAAATGGGCGAAGCGGTGGCTATGCTTGATTGGATTAAAAATCGTGTAGTGGATAAGTCTAAATTTGATGGCTTGGATTTTGAAGAAAGAAAAGATAAATTTCCTACAGGAATTTTGCATCAAGATGAAAGTAAAGCCGAGTATTGCCATGCTTATGAGGAAGTTCGAAGAGCGGCTAAAGAAAATAGAATGGTTGATTTAGGAGCTTTAAAATGAAATATCAATTAAGATTTGGCGGCGAAGGCGGACAAGGTGTTATTACTGCAGGAGAAATTTTAGCTGAAGCGGCGATTAAAGAAGGTCGCTATGCTTTTAAAGCTTCTACTTATACCTCGCAAGTTAGAGGGGGTCCTACTAAGGTTGATATTATTATCGATGATAAGGAAATTCTTTTCCCTTATGCAGTAGAAGGTGAAGTTGATTTTATGCTTTCAACTGCAGATAAAGGCTATAAAGGATTTCGCGGTGGTGTAAAAGAGGGTGGTATCATAGTAGTGGAACCAAATTTAGTGCATCCTGAAAGCGAAGACTATAAAAAATGGCAAATTTTTGAAATTCCTATCATTACTATCGCAAAAGATGAGGTGGGAAATGTTGCTACTCAATCTGTTGTGGCACTTGCCATTGCTGCTTATATGAGCAAATGTATTGATTTAAATGTTTTAAAAGAAACCATGCTTCATATGGTTCCTGCTAAGACAAGAGATGCAAATGCTAAGGCTTTTGATTTGGGTATTAAATACGCGCAAAATACAAAAGCACATTCTTAATATGACGCCTTTTGGCGTCCTTTACTCCGTAATTTTTTAAAATTAAACTGATTTTAATTGATAGGGTTTTATAATCTTAACTTTAAATATAATTTTAAGGTAAAAGAATATGGATCTTTTTGATGAAATTTTAAATAAAACTCCCAAAGAAAAATTTATAGAAATCATACAAAATGGAAATTTGGGTGCTTTAGAAAAAGTTTTTGAAGAGTTTTTTTCTGAGCATATTGCCATGATAGAATTGCTGGAAAAGCAAGGTTTAAACGAAGGAGATGTGAAAAATTTTATACTTGAAAATGGGGATTTTATCACACAAAGACACAATGATATTTTTATAGAATTGGGTGCTAAAATTTTAGGTCATGAGGGCTGATTTTGAAATTTTTATTTACTCTTTGCATTTGCGTTTTCGCCTTTGCGAGTGAGCCTATTTTTGAACACACTTATGAATTTGTTTTAAAAAAAGATGAAAGAGCCAGTGTGGAAATTAAAGAATTGGGCTTTGAAAATGAGGTGCAAAATTTTGATTTTTACTGGACTTTGTTTGATAATACTAATCTTATCGTTCATACAAAATTCAGAAAATATCCAAGACAGTTTGTCCTTTCTTTGCGTAGGAATTTAAATTGGGCAACTCAAACTTTGATCCCTGATTATAAAAATCCACATATTGATAGAGCAAGGCTTATTTTAGAATTTAGTGGCTATAATAAGGGCTTAGCAACTTTTAAAGTTTATATAGAAGATAAGGAGTCTCGTTTAATGGTGGAATTCTTAGATCCAAGAAAAAAACCTTTGCAAAATCCACCGCAAAACAATCAAGTGGTGCCCATGATTAATTTTAACGAGTCTCAAGTAAAACCGCTAAGGGGACAAGAAAATGATGCAAATTAAGCTTTTAAGGATATGAAGTGCAAGAAATAGATGATTTGATAAGGCAGTATTTAGAAGAACTTGATTATGAACCTATTTTAACAATGCTTTCTGGTACAAAATCAGGTAAAAAAATGCGTTCTAAATTGCTTTTAGCTATTGCAGGTGAAAGCGAAAATTCTTTTAAAATTTGCGCTGTAATAGAGCTTATACATTTGGCGAGTTTATTGCACGATGATATTGTTGATGAGAGTGAATTAAGGCGTGGAGCAAAATCTGTTAATGCGAAATTTGGCACAAAAAACGCTTTAATGCTTGGCGATATTTTGTATTCTAAGGCTTTTCATGAGTTAAGTAAAATGGAAGCAAAATTTGCAAATATCATTTCAGATGCGGTTGTAAAACTTGCCATAGGCGAACTTATGGATGTGAATTTAAGCCAAAATTTTAATAACGATAAAAATCAATACTTAAAAATGATTTATAACAAAACAGCGGTTTTGATTGAAGCTAGCGCAAAATGCGGAGCTATTTTAGCTGGATATGATGAAGATGCTTTTGGGGAATACGGTAAAAATTTAGGACTTGCTTTTCAATTGATTGATGATATTTTAGATATTAAAGGTGATGAAAAGACGCTTGGAAAACCTGCCATGAGTGATTTTAAAGAAGGTAAAACAACTTTAGCTTATATTTATCTTTATGAAAAATTAAATACCCAAGATAAGAATTATTTAAAAACTTTATTTAAAAAAGATTTAAATTCAGAAGAATTACAATGGTTGAAAATAAATTTGGAAAAACATCAAATTTTAGATTCTGTTATTGATTTAGCAAAAAATTATGGAATTTTGGCTTTAAAAGCTGTAGGAAAATATCAAAATAATGCTTTAAATCAAATTGTTGAAAATATGATAAATAGGAATTTTTAATGCATTATTTTTGCGTAAGTTTTACTCATAAAAATACTGATATTGCGTTAAGAGAAAAACTTTCTTTCTCAGACGCAACCAAAAAAAAAGAAATTTTGCGTTTAATCAACTCTCATGCAAATATTCAAGAAAGTTTTGTTCTTAGCACTTGCAATAGGGTTGAAATTTTTGCTTATGTAAAAGAGCTTTCGAAAATTAGCGAACATATTAACGCCTGTATTGCTTTGCTTTGCGAAGTTGATAAAGAACTGCTTAATCAAAAGGCTGATGTTTTCGAAGATAGTGGGGCAATCCATCATCTTTTTTCAGTGGCCAGCTCTTTAGATAGTTTGGTAATCGGTGAAACACAAATTACAGGACAGTTAAAAGATGCTTTTTATTTTGCTAAAAATGAAAAAGCATTAGACATTCATCTTTCGCAAGCTTTGTATTTTGCTTTTAAATGTGCCGCCAAAGTAAGGAATGAAACTCAGATTTCTAAAAATCCTGTTTCTGTGGCTTCTGTTGCTGTAAATAAGGCAAGAGAATTAATTGATTTGAAAGATAAAAGTGTTGTTGTGGTGGGTGCTGGGGAAATGGCCGAGCTTGCTTGTAGACATCTGATGTCCCATGTCAAAGAAATTATTATTCTTAATCGTAATGTTGCACGCGCAAAGGCTTTATTTGAAGATTTGAATTTGCGGGGTAAATTTGATAGTTTGGAAAATTTGCCTTATTATATTAATAATTATGAAGTAATATTTTCTGCTACAAATGCCTTGGAGTGTATCATCACTCAAGATATTTTAGAAACAAAAGCTTTTAAACGATATTTTTTTGATATTGCAGTGCCAAGGGATATTGATTTACAAAAAAATAATAGTATTGAAGTTTTTACGGTAGATGATTTAGAAGAGATTGTAGAACGAAATTTGGCTTTAAGAGAGCATCAAGCGCAAATTGCTTATGCAATTATTGCAAGAATGACAGAGGAATTTTTTCAATATCTTGGAGATTTAAACTTAGCGCCCTTAATTAAATATTTAAGGTTAAAAGCAAAAGAGTGTGCTCAAAAACAGCTTCAAATCGCTTTAGATAAAGGTTATTTAAAACATTCCAATGAAGAGGAAGCAAGAAGACTTATACATCAAGTTTTTAAAGCATTTTTGCATACCCCAACGGTAAATTTAAGGCATATTCAAGGTAAGATGCAAAGCGATGTAGTGGTTGATGCTATGCGTTATATTTTTGATTTGCAAGATAATTTTGAAAATTCAAATGAATACAAATGTGAATTTAATATGGAGAATAATGATGAAATTTAGCAAATTTTATGCACCAAGTTTAAAAGAAGCTCCTAAAGATGCAACTTTACCAAGTCATATTTTTTTAACGCGTGCAGGATTTATTGAGCAAATTGGAAGCGGACTTTATAATTTTTTACCTTTAGGAAAAAGGGTTTTAGATAAAATTAAAAATATAGTTAAAGAAGAAATGGATAAAGCAGGAGCACAAGAAGTCAATCTAAGCTTTGTAACTCCTGCAAGTTTATGGCAAGAAAGCGGGCGTTATAATGTTTTTGGTAAAGAGCTTTTGCGCTTCAAGGACAGAAAAGAAAATGAATTTGTTTTAGGGCCAACGCATGAAGAGGCCATGCTTTCTTTGGTAAAAAACAAAATTACATCTTACAAGCAACTTCCTTTGCACTTATATCAAATAGGGCTTAAATTTCGCGACGAAGCAAGACCAAGATTTGGACTGTTAAGATGTCGTGAGTTTTTAATGAAAGATGGTTATAGTTTTCACTCTAATGAAGAAGATTTGGGACGAGAATTTGATTTGATGTATAAGACTTATTCTAAAATTTTACAAAGAATGGGTTTAGATTTTAGGGCAGTGGAGGCTGATAGTGGAGCTATTGGGGGAAGTGGTTCTAAGGAATTTATGGTTTTAGCGAAAAATGGCGAAGATGATATTTTACTTTGCGAGAATTGTGATTATGCCGCCAATGTTGAAGCAGCAAAAAGAGCTAAAAAAACTTGCAAAGCTCAACGCCCTGAGGCAAATTATGCGAGTAAGTTTCACACTCCAGATATTAAAACCATTAAAGATTTGGCTGACTTTTTTAAGATTGATGAATTTTATACCATTAAAGCAGTGGTAAAAAAAGCTATTTATGAGAATGAAAGCAAGCTTATTGTATTTTTTGTGCGCGGGAGTGATGAGTTGCAAGAGACAAAGGCACAAAACGCTTGTAAAGCTTTAGAGCTTGTAGATGCAAGCGAAGAAGAACTTCAAGAAGCGGGCTTAGTCACTGGATTTATAGGTTTTGTAGGTTTGAAAAACATTGATTTTTATGTCGATTTTGAGCTTGAAAATGAAAAGCAAATGATAATGGGTGCCAATGAAAAAGATTATCATTTAATTGGCATTGATGTGGTGAATTTAAACAAAGATCGTTTTAAGGATTTAATAGAAGTTAAAGAAAATGATTGTTGTATTAAATGTGGTGGAAAACTCAAAAAAAGCAAGGGTATAGAAGTAGGACATATTTTTAAATTAGGACAAAAATACTCAAAAGCTATGAATGCAAATTTCTTGGATGAAAATGGCAAAAGTCAAGCTTTTTACATGGGCTGTTATGGTATAGGCGTGTCGCGTTTGGTTGCGGTAGCTATTGAAGCGAGTCATGATGAAAAGGGTTGCATTTGGAATAAAGCTTTAGCTCCTTTTGCACTTGAAATTATTGTTTCAAATATTAAAGACGAAAAAGCTTTAGAATTTGCAAATGAGCTTTATGAGAATTTGCAAAACTTAGGTATCGAAGTTTTGCTTGATGATAGAAATGAACGCTTTGGTGTTAAAATGAACGATTTTGAACTTATGGGTTTTCCTTATGTCGTGGTTATTGGCAAGGGTTTGGAAAATAATGAAGTGGAATTAATAGAAAGAGCAAATTTGCAAAAAGAACTTGTTAAAAGCAGTGAAATTTTAGAGATAATTAAGAAGAAGATATTATGAAAAGAAAATATAGTTTTTCTCTAGTTCCTTTAATTGTTTGTGAATTTGTAGCTTGTGTGCTTTTTATTATAGCTTTTGGTTTTAGTAATTTTTTACTTTTTATGCTTTTTAGTATGATTATTGGGGTGATTTTGCTTGCAATTTTTTGGAAGAACATGCTTGATTTTCAAGTTTTGAGCGTTAAAGAGATGTTGAAGCAATTTTCTTTTGTAATTGCAGCTTTTTTATTGATTTTACCGGGAGTTTTAAGCAGTATTTTTGGTTTTTTAGTATTTTTGTTTGCTTTATTTTTTAGCACAAGTAAAAAAAGCAAGGAGTATTTTTCGCATAAATTTAATCATAAAGATGAAGAGATTATTGATGTTGAGATTATAGAGGAAAGAAAATGAAAGAACTTATTATAGCCACAAGAAAAAGTAAACTTGCTTTATGGCAGAGCGAATATATAGCCGGTATGCTTGAAAAAACTCATCAAATAAAGGTGCGTTTAGAAGGCTTTAAAACAAAGGGCGATGTTTTACTTGATTCTCCTTTAGCAAAAATCGGTGGAAAAGGACTTTTTACCAAAGAACTTGAAGAGAGTATGTTGCAAGGAAAAGCCCATTTGGCGGTACATAGTTTAAAAGATGTACCAAGTTTTTTTCCTAAGGGTTTGATTTTAGCAGCAGTAAGCAAAAGAGAGCAAAGTAATGATGCGATGATATCTCAAAATTTCAAAGATTTTTCCTCTTTGCCAAAAGGTGCAAAAATAGGTACCACAAGTCTTAGACGCAAAATGCAACTTTTATTATTAAGACCTGATTTAGAGATTATTTCTTTGCGTGGAAATGTAAATTCTCGCATAGAAAAACTAAAAAATGGCGATTTTGATGCGATTATTTTGGCTATGGCAGGCATTAAACGCCTTAATTTAGACAAAGAAGTGAATTTTGTTTATGAATTTAGCAAAGATGAATTAGTTCCTGCGGCATCTCAAGGAATTTTAGGCATAGAAAGTGTGGAAGATGAAGAAATCACCAAACTTTTAAAATGTTTAAATGATGAAAATGCTTTGATTGAAAGTACCATAGAAAGAGAATTTATCTCT
This genomic interval from Campylobacter sp. CCS1377 contains the following:
- the sucC gene encoding ADP-forming succinate--CoA ligase subunit beta, which produces MNIHEYQAKAIFADNGIPTLKGKVAFSVDEAVANAKELGGSVWAVKAQIHAGGRGLGGGVKIAKNLDEVKGYASQILGMNLVTHQTGPEGKLVQKLYVESGANIVKEYYLAILFNRMAEQITIIASSEGGMDIEKVAKESPEKIAKVGIDPQIGFKMFHGLEVAKVLGLDKDESKKLISMIAKLYKLYMDKDMNMLEINPLIKTAEGDFYALDAKCSFDDSALYRHPEIAELRDITEENPAEREAAEFGLSYVKLDGDVACMVNGAGLAMATMDIINYSGAKPANFLDVGGGASPETVAKAFEIILRDKNVKVIFINIFGGIVRCDRIANGILEATKNVEVNIPIVVRLDGTNAAEAKAILDNSNLKNIKAATNLKNGAELVKSLVG
- the sucD gene encoding succinate--CoA ligase subunit alpha codes for the protein MSILVNKNTKVIVQGFTGKEATFHAEQCMAYGTNIVGGVTPHKGGQTHLGKPVFDTVADAVKATGADVSLIFVPAFAVGDSVIEAADAGIKLAVVITEHTPVKDMMFAKQYANKKGMKIIGPNCPGIITSEECKLGIMPGFIFKKGCVGLISKSGTLTYEAANQVVQGGYGISTAVGIGGDPIIGLAYKELLSEFQKDDETKAIVMIGEIGGSLEVEAAKFIKENISKPVVAFIAGATAPKGKRMGHAGAIVGSADESAAAKKEALKSYGIHVVDSPALIGEEIQKILG
- a CDS encoding 4Fe-4S dicluster domain-containing protein, which gives rise to MSIVAPKDTPVWVNEHRCKACNICVSYCPAGVLAMRDDIHAVLGQMIEVVHPESCIGCSECEAHCPDFAIMVAKREEFKFAKLTSEAKDRAEAVKKNKYKKLSA
- a CDS encoding 2-oxoglutarate synthase subunit alpha, whose protein sequence is MREVIATGNVLIAKAAIDCGCKFFGGYPITPSSEIAHELSHLLPANDGTFIQMEDEISGVSVAIGAAMSGVKSMTASSGPGISLKAEQIGLAFIAEIPLVIVNVMRGGPSTGLPTRVAQGDLFQAKAPTHGDFASIAIAPASLEEAYLQTIRAFNLAEKYMTPVFLLMDETVGHMNGKAVLPDLKDIEIINRKKFTGDKKDYKPYAAGENEPATLNPFFTGYRYHVTGLHHGDIGFPTEDGAIVKKNMERLIGKIKNNSDDICAYEEYMMDDAEFLIIAYGSVSRSAKEAINRLREEGLKVGLFRPITLYPVAEKKIAEVVAKFKKVMVSELNMGQYLEEIERVSSRRDFISLHRANGRPITPSEIIAKVKENI
- a CDS encoding 2-oxoglutarate ferredoxin oxidoreductase subunit beta — protein: MAFDYDEYLRVDKLPTQWCWGCGDGVVLKCIIRAVQKLGWNMDDVCLVSGIGCSGRMSSYVNCNTVHTTHGRAIAYATGIKLANPSKHVIVVSGDGDTLAIGGNHTIHGCRRNIDLTHIVINNFIYGLTNSQTSPTTPQGFYTVTAQHGNIDPNFDACELTKAAGASFVARGNVIEANKLENLIYKALAHKGYSFVDVFSNCHINLGRKNKMGEAVAMLDWIKNRVVDKSKFDGLDFEERKDKFPTGILHQDESKAEYCHAYEEVRRAAKENRMVDLGALK
- a CDS encoding 2-oxoacid:acceptor oxidoreductase family protein, with product MKYQLRFGGEGGQGVITAGEILAEAAIKEGRYAFKASTYTSQVRGGPTKVDIIIDDKEILFPYAVEGEVDFMLSTADKGYKGFRGGVKEGGIIVVEPNLVHPESEDYKKWQIFEIPIITIAKDEVGNVATQSVVALAIAAYMSKCIDLNVLKETMLHMVPAKTRDANAKAFDLGIKYAQNTKAHS
- a CDS encoding DUF2018 family protein — encoded protein: MDLFDEILNKTPKEKFIEIIQNGNLGALEKVFEEFFSEHIAMIELLEKQGLNEGDVKNFILENGDFITQRHNDIFIELGAKILGHEG
- a CDS encoding exporting protein, encoding MKFLFTLCICVFAFASEPIFEHTYEFVLKKDERASVEIKELGFENEVQNFDFYWTLFDNTNLIVHTKFRKYPRQFVLSLRRNLNWATQTLIPDYKNPHIDRARLILEFSGYNKGLATFKVYIEDKESRLMVEFLDPRKKPLQNPPQNNQVVPMINFNESQVKPLRGQENDAN
- a CDS encoding polyprenyl synthetase family protein; amino-acid sequence: MQEIDDLIRQYLEELDYEPILTMLSGTKSGKKMRSKLLLAIAGESENSFKICAVIELIHLASLLHDDIVDESELRRGAKSVNAKFGTKNALMLGDILYSKAFHELSKMEAKFANIISDAVVKLAIGELMDVNLSQNFNNDKNQYLKMIYNKTAVLIEASAKCGAILAGYDEDAFGEYGKNLGLAFQLIDDILDIKGDEKTLGKPAMSDFKEGKTTLAYIYLYEKLNTQDKNYLKTLFKKDLNSEELQWLKINLEKHQILDSVIDLAKNYGILALKAVGKYQNNALNQIVENMINRNF
- the hemA gene encoding glutamyl-tRNA reductase → MHYFCVSFTHKNTDIALREKLSFSDATKKKEILRLINSHANIQESFVLSTCNRVEIFAYVKELSKISEHINACIALLCEVDKELLNQKADVFEDSGAIHHLFSVASSLDSLVIGETQITGQLKDAFYFAKNEKALDIHLSQALYFAFKCAAKVRNETQISKNPVSVASVAVNKARELIDLKDKSVVVVGAGEMAELACRHLMSHVKEIIILNRNVARAKALFEDLNLRGKFDSLENLPYYINNYEVIFSATNALECIITQDILETKAFKRYFFDIAVPRDIDLQKNNSIEVFTVDDLEEIVERNLALREHQAQIAYAIIARMTEEFFQYLGDLNLAPLIKYLRLKAKECAQKQLQIALDKGYLKHSNEEEARRLIHQVFKAFLHTPTVNLRHIQGKMQSDVVVDAMRYIFDLQDNFENSNEYKCEFNMENNDEI
- a CDS encoding proline--tRNA ligase, which encodes MMKFSKFYAPSLKEAPKDATLPSHIFLTRAGFIEQIGSGLYNFLPLGKRVLDKIKNIVKEEMDKAGAQEVNLSFVTPASLWQESGRYNVFGKELLRFKDRKENEFVLGPTHEEAMLSLVKNKITSYKQLPLHLYQIGLKFRDEARPRFGLLRCREFLMKDGYSFHSNEEDLGREFDLMYKTYSKILQRMGLDFRAVEADSGAIGGSGSKEFMVLAKNGEDDILLCENCDYAANVEAAKRAKKTCKAQRPEANYASKFHTPDIKTIKDLADFFKIDEFYTIKAVVKKAIYENESKLIVFFVRGSDELQETKAQNACKALELVDASEEELQEAGLVTGFIGFVGLKNIDFYVDFELENEKQMIMGANEKDYHLIGIDVVNLNKDRFKDLIEVKENDCCIKCGGKLKKSKGIEVGHIFKLGQKYSKAMNANFLDENGKSQAFYMGCYGIGVSRLVAVAIEASHDEKGCIWNKALAPFALEIIVSNIKDEKALEFANELYENLQNLGIEVLLDDRNERFGVKMNDFELMGFPYVVVIGKGLENNEVELIERANLQKELVKSSEILEIIKKKIL
- the fxsA gene encoding FxsA family membrane protein — protein: MKRKYSFSLVPLIVCEFVACVLFIIAFGFSNFLLFMLFSMIIGVILLAIFWKNMLDFQVLSVKEMLKQFSFVIAAFLLILPGVLSSIFGFLVFLFALFFSTSKKSKEYFSHKFNHKDEEIIDVEIIEERK
- the hemC gene encoding hydroxymethylbilane synthase; the encoded protein is MKELIIATRKSKLALWQSEYIAGMLEKTHQIKVRLEGFKTKGDVLLDSPLAKIGGKGLFTKELEESMLQGKAHLAVHSLKDVPSFFPKGLILAAVSKREQSNDAMISQNFKDFSSLPKGAKIGTTSLRRKMQLLLLRPDLEIISLRGNVNSRIEKLKNGDFDAIILAMAGIKRLNLDKEVNFVYEFSKDELVPAASQGILGIESVEDEEITKLLKCLNDENALIESTIEREFISTLEGGCQVPIGINAELNEEEICVRAVLGLPDGSEILQDKRMIKKSEFQGFGEKLAKEFITKGAKELLKKAESMI